Proteins encoded within one genomic window of Drosophila willistoni isolate 14030-0811.24 chromosome XL unlocalized genomic scaffold, UCI_dwil_1.1 Seg141, whole genome shotgun sequence:
- the LOC111519280 gene encoding nuclear cap-binding protein subunit 1-like → MANLPKKTNLGKRRRRSHDDVHDDDVRAQMGSAKRKHRDTTDMLLEDIHNRLDKLGSQRGQTVEPSLDKLATFLIDKMDKNKKDIFGILMKSLQHHPMQSAAYATLVGLINVERFEFGGEALQFTVLHLLEQMRTGDWETTRSLLWLLAGMVNVNVITAGSFLQFLNFLMKPCIMVKKEESLNIKRELLDEREMTELTSKQQSDTGLQRRHDWLVYTVLSCLPLVGHELNEKKESAFNALLDAIQLYVNKTTQRRNLCAPFLRVWNSGDPLQVECLDVLWQQIHHLHNDGWMDKYQLLQRPFIAFDSRLSEALNHKLPQFETPDPIPVCDSTTPSPLSSWMVFRIFDFQETGLNDEAQYLPDAFSIERHLIDGELNEIFKLHHLNAKKCAHLLIEFAQSKPDIAIRHCIVECLLGKMLQLPLDQMDQKVMTINCGAILIELSKLQPNIMPGIIRESVDIFYRKMPTMNVMCFDRFVNWFSHYLSNFRYEWNWHEWNINSILPPNCLNENTQRHPTIIFVRELIKKLLRLSYYERIEQVLPEQMIQFMGVAPLPKFKYMNKMLSGSTLANDLLIALRHKSSPSIVVHILETNKSVGDLCKIDVLMQCIAHLGCKSFTHVFLLFSKYLSELKYLASSENAQHAMLNAIYEIWIHNDQLKLVLTEKLLRLGIIDAKYIISWFFAPAQKNELTKIYVWELIHVTMRFIKSPPTNNAKTTATSAMAIMDIDMDVDTEKTLRFLLLDVVQRFFKILSLHQQTRRFATNETGGREQLVPDYWHDWVMGRFQEFLFIYLLDFRKLRDNLKNIAEKAEECHSFAKVIHTFISFNT, encoded by the exons atGGCTAACTTACCGAAAAAAACCAACTTGGGCAAACGTCGTCGTCGTTCACACGATGATGTCCACGATGATGATGTTCGTGCTCAGATGGGATCCGCAAAGCGTAAGCATCGCGATACCACCGATATGCTGCTGGAGGATATACACAATCGCTTGGACAAACTGGGCAGCCAACGAGGACAAACGGTGGAGCCGAGTTTGGATAAGCTGGCCACATTTTTGATTGACAAGATGGACAAGAATAAAAAGGATATATTTGGTATTCTTATGAAATCCCTACAGCATCATCCAATGCAGTCTGCTGCCTATGCCACCCTGGTGGGCCTCATCAATGTTGAACGGTTTGAATTTGGTGGCGAAGCTTTGCAATTCACCGTCCTCCATCTGTTGGAGCAGATGCGCACAGGCGACTGGGAGACAACGCGTAGTCTTCTATGGCTCCTTGCCGGCATGGTGAATGTCAATGTGATCACAGCTGGCTCATTTTTGCAATTTCTCAACTTCCTGATGAAACCATGCATTATGGTTAAAAAGGAAGAATCGCTGAACATTAAACGAGAACTGCTCGATGAGCGTGAAATGACAGAGCTAACGTCAAAGCAACAATCTGACACTGGCCTTCAAAGACGTCACGACTGGCTGGTCTACACAGTCCTCAGTTGTCTGCCACTGGTGGGACACGAACTCAACGAGAAGAAGGAGTCGGCCTTCAATGCTCTCCTTGATGCCATTCAATTGTATGTGAATAAAACGACCCAACGGCGTAATCTTTGCGCACCTTTTCTTCGCGTTTGGAATTCTGGAGATCCCCTGCAAGTGGAGTGCTTGGATGTCCTGTGGCAGCAAATCCATCACCTCCATAacgatggatggatggataaGTATCAATTGTTACAACGTCCCTTCATCGCATTCGATAGTCGCCTTAGCGAAGCTTTGAATCACAAGTTGCCACAATTCGAAACACCAGATCCGATTCCTGTATGCGATTCCACTACGCCATCGCCATTATCATCCTGGATGGTATTCCgtatatttgattttcaagAGACTGGACTAAATGATGAAGCCCAATATTTGCCAGACGCTTTTAGCATTGAACGTCATCTGATCGATGGTGAACtgaatgaaattttcaaattacatCATTTGAATGCCAAAAAATGCGCCCATTTATTGATTGAATTTGCCCAATCCAAGCCAGATATTGCCATAAGGCATTGCATTGTGGAATGCCTTTTGGGTAAAATGTTACAATTGCCATTGGATCAAATGGATCAGAAAGTAATGACCATCAATTGTGGTGCCATTCTGATTGAGTTATCCAAACTTCAGCCAAATATAATGCCCGGCATTATTCGAGAATCGGTGGATATATTTTATCGCAAAATGCCAACGATGAATGTTATGTGTTTTGATCGATTTGTCAATTGGTTTTCGCATTATTTAAGCAATTTTCGTTACGAATGGAATTGGCATGAATGGAATATCAATTCGATATTGCCACCAAATTGTCTAAATGAGAACACTCAAAGGCATCCAACTATTATCTTTGTACGGGAACTTATCAAAAAGTTATTACG TTTGTCCTATTACGAGAGAATTGAACAAGTATTACCCGAACAAATGATTCAATTCATGGGAGTTGCTCCGTtaccaaaatttaaatatatgaaTAAAATGTTAAGTGGATCTACATTGGCCAACGATTTGCTAATTGCCTTACGTCATAAAAGTTCACCTAGTATAGTTGTCCACATATTGGAAACAAACAAATCTGTAGGTGATCTATGCAAAATTGATGTCCTAATGCAATGTATTGCCCATTTGGGTTGCAAGTCGTTTACCCATGTCTTTTTACTATTTTCGAAATATTTATCAGAACTTAAG tATTTGGCATCATCCGAGAATGCTCAACATGCAATGCTTAATGCCATTTATGAAATCTGGATCCATAATGATCAATTGAAACTAGTTTTGACCGAGAAATTACTTCGCTTGGGTATAATCGATGCAAAATACATTATCTCCTGGTTCTTTGCTCCTGCCCAGAAGAATGAATTGACAAAAATCTATGTTTGGGAGCTAATCCATGTTACGATGCGCTTTATCAAATCACCACCCACCAACAACGCAAAGACCACTGCAACCTCTGCCATGGCCATCATGGATATAGATATGGATGTGGATACGGAGAAAActttgcgttttcttcttttggaTGTTGTGCaaagatttttcaaaattctaTCATTGCACCAGCAAACCAGGCGCTTTGCCACTAATGAGACTGGAGGGCGAGAGCAGCTGGTGCCGGATTATTGGCATGACTGGGTAATGGGTCGCTTTCAggaatttctttttatatatctTTTGGATTTTCGTAAGCTACGCGATAATCTCAAGAACATTGCCGAGAAGGCGGAGGAATGTCATAGTTTTGCGAAAGTAATACACACTTTTATATCATTTAATACATAA
- the LOC6649200 gene encoding uncharacterized protein C1683.06c isoform X2 has translation MTRFAILDCDGGSDDAWALLLLLHAEKEQKIKLLAITTTGCGNTTLDNAARNMRRILRLSDREDVPIYLGAVDPLVNSQEDEKKYFHGRDGFGDCLTENDINDIPIEDLIESRHAVTAIYELCRDRPQEVTVFAVGPLTNLALGYAMYGPRFGNQIKDIYIMGGNYQGVGNSSRAAEFNFHSDPEAAHAVLLKTRCPITILPWEACTEERFNIPIAWRLEDFGPRAAASKHAAISLLNRVESAQWLPMVEKYGIKSWNPCDALVVAVWLYDKRFVLKQSSWHAAVDLRGTHTRGQMVLDHLREVDKYPENVRIIEYVDTEFFKSLLEGIAGLGCD, from the exons ATGACGAGATTTGCCATACTGGATTGCGATGGCGGTAGCGATGATGCCTGGGCCCTGTTATTGCTCCTGCATGCTGAGAAGGAGCAGAAGATCAAGCTATTGGCCATAACGACAACAGGTTGTGGTAATACAACGCTCGACAATGCGGCACGTAATATGAGACGGATACTTCGTCTCTCTGACAGGGAAGAT GTACCCATCTATTTGGGAGCTGTTGATCCTTTGGTTAACAGTCAAGAGGATGAGAAAAAGTATTTTCATGGACGAGATGGTTTTGGTGATTGTCTGACCGAAAATGATATCAATGATATACCCATTGAGGACTTAATCGAATCTCGGCATGCGGTGACAGCCATTTATGAATTATGTCGTGATCGACCACAAGAGGTAACCGTATTTGCAGTTGGTCCACTCACAAATCTTGCCCTGGGCTATGCCATGTATGGCCCACGTTTTGGTAATCAAATCAAGGATATATACATTATGGGTGGCAATTATCAAGGTGTTGGCAATTCATCAAGAGCAGCCGAATTCAATTTCCATTCCGATCCGGAGGCAGCACATGCAGTGCTCTTGAAAACTCGTTGTCCCATCACCATACTACCATGGGAGGCATGCACCGAGGAGCGTTTCAATATACCCATT gCATGGCGTTTGGAAGACTTTGGTCCACGAGCTGCTGCCTCAAAGCATGCTGCAATCAGTCTGCTCAATCGTGTGGAATCTGCTCAATGGCTACCCATGGTCGAGAAGTATGGCATTAAATCCTGGAATCCCTGCGATGCCCTTGTGGTGGCCGTCTGGCTATATGATAAACGTTTCGTCCTCAAGCAAAGCTCATGGCATGCGGCTGTTGATCTACGTGGTACTCACACCCGAGGCCAAATGGTGCTCGATCATTTACGTGAGGTGGACAAATATCCGGAAAATGTGCGCATCATCGAGTATGTTGATACGGAATTCTTTAAAAGCTTACTAGAGGGTATAGCAGGTCTTGGCTGTgactaa
- the LOC6649200 gene encoding uncharacterized protein C1683.06c isoform X1, with the protein MFRLILSLSQTKSRYLHIVIHLLRERRLLFSLSLVSIIMTRFAILDCDGGSDDAWALLLLLHAEKEQKIKLLAITTTGCGNTTLDNAARNMRRILRLSDREDVPIYLGAVDPLVNSQEDEKKYFHGRDGFGDCLTENDINDIPIEDLIESRHAVTAIYELCRDRPQEVTVFAVGPLTNLALGYAMYGPRFGNQIKDIYIMGGNYQGVGNSSRAAEFNFHSDPEAAHAVLLKTRCPITILPWEACTEERFNIPIAWRLEDFGPRAAASKHAAISLLNRVESAQWLPMVEKYGIKSWNPCDALVVAVWLYDKRFVLKQSSWHAAVDLRGTHTRGQMVLDHLREVDKYPENVRIIEYVDTEFFKSLLEGIAGLGCD; encoded by the exons ATGTTTCGATTGATCCTCAGTTTAAGCCAGACAAAATCCCGTTACCTACACATTGTAATCCATTTGCTGCGG GAAAGACGTCTCTTGTTCTCACTGTCTCTCGTTAGCATTATAATGACGAGATTTGCCATACTGGATTGCGATGGCGGTAGCGATGATGCCTGGGCCCTGTTATTGCTCCTGCATGCTGAGAAGGAGCAGAAGATCAAGCTATTGGCCATAACGACAACAGGTTGTGGTAATACAACGCTCGACAATGCGGCACGTAATATGAGACGGATACTTCGTCTCTCTGACAGGGAAGAT GTACCCATCTATTTGGGAGCTGTTGATCCTTTGGTTAACAGTCAAGAGGATGAGAAAAAGTATTTTCATGGACGAGATGGTTTTGGTGATTGTCTGACCGAAAATGATATCAATGATATACCCATTGAGGACTTAATCGAATCTCGGCATGCGGTGACAGCCATTTATGAATTATGTCGTGATCGACCACAAGAGGTAACCGTATTTGCAGTTGGTCCACTCACAAATCTTGCCCTGGGCTATGCCATGTATGGCCCACGTTTTGGTAATCAAATCAAGGATATATACATTATGGGTGGCAATTATCAAGGTGTTGGCAATTCATCAAGAGCAGCCGAATTCAATTTCCATTCCGATCCGGAGGCAGCACATGCAGTGCTCTTGAAAACTCGTTGTCCCATCACCATACTACCATGGGAGGCATGCACCGAGGAGCGTTTCAATATACCCATT gCATGGCGTTTGGAAGACTTTGGTCCACGAGCTGCTGCCTCAAAGCATGCTGCAATCAGTCTGCTCAATCGTGTGGAATCTGCTCAATGGCTACCCATGGTCGAGAAGTATGGCATTAAATCCTGGAATCCCTGCGATGCCCTTGTGGTGGCCGTCTGGCTATATGATAAACGTTTCGTCCTCAAGCAAAGCTCATGGCATGCGGCTGTTGATCTACGTGGTACTCACACCCGAGGCCAAATGGTGCTCGATCATTTACGTGAGGTGGACAAATATCCGGAAAATGTGCGCATCATCGAGTATGTTGATACGGAATTCTTTAAAAGCTTACTAGAGGGTATAGCAGGTCTTGGCTGTgactaa
- the LOC6649128 gene encoding plastin-1 isoform X1, whose amino-acid sequence MADIINIDQHETIEEFKQNLEELLPDLDANKDGFIDLHELKDALNQVGFKLAGYQVREMIDEFKNKQRTAHQGKLNLEEFETLCLDLKSKDVASTFKTVVSKKENLETLGGMSSISSEGTTHSVRLEEQLAFSDWINSNLGHDKDLQHLLPIDAEGKRLYQSIKDGILLCKIINHSCPDTIDERAINKKNLTVYREFENLTLALVSSQAIGCNIVNIDAHDLTKGKPHLVLGLLWQIIRIGLFSHITLDSCPGLAGLLFDNERLEDLMKMSPEAILLRWVNHHLERAGISRRCTNFQSDIVDSEIYSHLLKQIAGNDADVNLDALRESDLQQRAEIMLQQAAKLNCRSFLTSQDVVNGVYKLNLAFVANLFNNHPGLDKPEQIEGLESIEETREEKTYRNWMNSMGVAPHVNWLYSDLADGLVIFQLFDVIKPGIVNWNRVHKRFTPLRKFMEKLENCNYAVDLGKQLKFSLVGIAGQDLNDGNATLTLALIWQLMRAYTLSILSRLANTGNPIIEKEIVQWVNTRLSDAGKQSQLRNFNDPAIADGKIVIDLIDSIKEGSINYELVRTSGTQEDNLANAKYAISMARKIGARVYALPEDITEVKPKMVMTVFACMMALDYVPNMDSVDQNNHNNSN is encoded by the exons ATGGCagatattattaatattgatCAACACGAGACCATTGAGGAATTCAAGCAGAATCTGGAGGAACTTTTGCCTGAT tTGGATGCCAACAAGGATGGTTTTATTGATCTGCACGAGCTTAAGGATGCCCTCAATCAGGTGGGCTTTAAGCTGGCCGGCTATCAGGTGCGTGAGATGATCGATGAGTTCAAGAACAAACAGCGTACAGCCCATCAGGGTAAATTAAATTTGGAAGAATTCGAGACACTCTGTTTGGATTTGAAGAGCAAGGATGTGGCCAGCACATTTAAGACCGTTGTatcgaaaaaagaaaatctgGAGACATTGGGGGGCATGTCGAGCATCTCATCGGAGGGTACAACACATTCGGTGCGCTTGGAAGAGCAATTGGCCTTCTCCGATTGGATCAATTCGAATTTGGGACACGATAAGGACTTGCAACATTTATTGCCCATCGATGCGGAGGGCAAACGTTTGTATCAATCCATTAAGGATGGCATCTTGCTGTGCAAGATTATCAATCACTCCTGCCCCGATACCATTGATGAGCGAGccataaataagaaaaacttaACCGTGTACAGAGAATTTGAGAATTTAACATTGGCTTTGGTGTCGTCGCAAGCAATCGGTTGCAATATTGTTAATATTGATGCCCATGATTTGACCAAGGGCAAACCCCATTTGGTATTGGGCCTTCTGTGGCAGATTATTCGAATTGGTCTATTCAGTCACATTACACTGGACAGCTGTCCGGGCTTGGCTGGCCTCCTGTTTGATAATGAGAGGCTCGAGGATCTTATGAAAATGTCCCCAGAGGCCATACTCCTGCGTTGGGTCAATCATCATTTGGAACGTGCTGGCATTTCCCGTCGGTGCACCAATTTCCAATCAGACATTGTCGATTCAGAGATCTATTCGCATCTATTGAAGCAAATTGCTGGCAACGATGCTGATGTAAATTTGGATGCATTGCGTGAATCAGATTTACAACAACGTGCCGAAATAATGCTCCAACAGGCGGCCAAATTGAATTGCCGTAGCTTCCTTACATCTCAAGATGTTGTCAATGGTGTGTACAAGCTGAATTTGGCGTTTGTTGCCAATTTGTTCAATAATCATCCCGGTCTCGATAAGCCCGAACAAATTGAGGGTCTTGAATCCATTGAGGAGACACGCGAGGAGAAGA CCTATCGCAATTGGATGAACTCAATGGGTGTGGCTCCGCATGTAAATTGGCTTTACTCGGATCTGGCTGATGGTCTGGTTATCTTTCAGCTGTTCGATGTCATCAAACCGGGCATTGTCAATTGGAATCGTGTCCATAAGCGTTTCACGCCATTGCGCAAATTCATGGAGAAGCTAGAGAATTGTAATTATGCAGTCGATTTGGGCAAACAATTGAAGTTCTCGTTGGTCGGCATTGCTGGACAGGATCTAAATGATGGCAATGCCACACTCACATTGG CTCTTATTTGGCAATTGATGCGTGCCTATACCTTATCCATATTATCGCGACTGGCCAATACGGGTAATCCCATTATCGAAAAGGAAATCGTACAATGGGTGAACACACGCCTATCCGATGCTGGTAAACAATCGCAGCTACGTAACTTTAATGATCCAGCCATAGCCGATGGAAAGATTGTAATAGATTTGATTGATAGCATCAAAGAAGGCAGCATCAATTATGAATTGGTGCGCACCAGCGGCACTCAGGAG GACAATTTGGCTAATGCCAAATATGCTATATCTATGGCACGTAAAATCGGTGCACGAGTCTATGCTCTGCCAGAGGATATAACCGAGGTGAAACCCAAAATGGTAATGACTGTCTTTGCCTGCATGATGGCCCTGGACTATGTGCCCAATATGGATAGTGTCGATCAGAATAatcacaacaacagcaattaG
- the LOC6649128 gene encoding plastin-1 isoform X2, whose product MATLNKFTKTLSIDEKAEIKEKFTELDANKDGFIDLHELKDALNQVGFKLAGYQVREMIDEFKNKQRTAHQGKLNLEEFETLCLDLKSKDVASTFKTVVSKKENLETLGGMSSISSEGTTHSVRLEEQLAFSDWINSNLGHDKDLQHLLPIDAEGKRLYQSIKDGILLCKIINHSCPDTIDERAINKKNLTVYREFENLTLALVSSQAIGCNIVNIDAHDLTKGKPHLVLGLLWQIIRIGLFSHITLDSCPGLAGLLFDNERLEDLMKMSPEAILLRWVNHHLERAGISRRCTNFQSDIVDSEIYSHLLKQIAGNDADVNLDALRESDLQQRAEIMLQQAAKLNCRSFLTSQDVVNGVYKLNLAFVANLFNNHPGLDKPEQIEGLESIEETREEKTYRNWMNSMGVAPHVNWLYSDLADGLVIFQLFDVIKPGIVNWNRVHKRFTPLRKFMEKLENCNYAVDLGKQLKFSLVGIAGQDLNDGNATLTLALIWQLMRAYTLSILSRLANTGNPIIEKEIVQWVNTRLSDAGKQSQLRNFNDPAIADGKIVIDLIDSIKEGSINYELVRTSGTQEDNLANAKYAISMARKIGARVYALPEDITEVKPKMVMTVFACMMALDYVPNMDSVDQNNHNNSN is encoded by the exons tTGGATGCCAACAAGGATGGTTTTATTGATCTGCACGAGCTTAAGGATGCCCTCAATCAGGTGGGCTTTAAGCTGGCCGGCTATCAGGTGCGTGAGATGATCGATGAGTTCAAGAACAAACAGCGTACAGCCCATCAGGGTAAATTAAATTTGGAAGAATTCGAGACACTCTGTTTGGATTTGAAGAGCAAGGATGTGGCCAGCACATTTAAGACCGTTGTatcgaaaaaagaaaatctgGAGACATTGGGGGGCATGTCGAGCATCTCATCGGAGGGTACAACACATTCGGTGCGCTTGGAAGAGCAATTGGCCTTCTCCGATTGGATCAATTCGAATTTGGGACACGATAAGGACTTGCAACATTTATTGCCCATCGATGCGGAGGGCAAACGTTTGTATCAATCCATTAAGGATGGCATCTTGCTGTGCAAGATTATCAATCACTCCTGCCCCGATACCATTGATGAGCGAGccataaataagaaaaacttaACCGTGTACAGAGAATTTGAGAATTTAACATTGGCTTTGGTGTCGTCGCAAGCAATCGGTTGCAATATTGTTAATATTGATGCCCATGATTTGACCAAGGGCAAACCCCATTTGGTATTGGGCCTTCTGTGGCAGATTATTCGAATTGGTCTATTCAGTCACATTACACTGGACAGCTGTCCGGGCTTGGCTGGCCTCCTGTTTGATAATGAGAGGCTCGAGGATCTTATGAAAATGTCCCCAGAGGCCATACTCCTGCGTTGGGTCAATCATCATTTGGAACGTGCTGGCATTTCCCGTCGGTGCACCAATTTCCAATCAGACATTGTCGATTCAGAGATCTATTCGCATCTATTGAAGCAAATTGCTGGCAACGATGCTGATGTAAATTTGGATGCATTGCGTGAATCAGATTTACAACAACGTGCCGAAATAATGCTCCAACAGGCGGCCAAATTGAATTGCCGTAGCTTCCTTACATCTCAAGATGTTGTCAATGGTGTGTACAAGCTGAATTTGGCGTTTGTTGCCAATTTGTTCAATAATCATCCCGGTCTCGATAAGCCCGAACAAATTGAGGGTCTTGAATCCATTGAGGAGACACGCGAGGAGAAGA CCTATCGCAATTGGATGAACTCAATGGGTGTGGCTCCGCATGTAAATTGGCTTTACTCGGATCTGGCTGATGGTCTGGTTATCTTTCAGCTGTTCGATGTCATCAAACCGGGCATTGTCAATTGGAATCGTGTCCATAAGCGTTTCACGCCATTGCGCAAATTCATGGAGAAGCTAGAGAATTGTAATTATGCAGTCGATTTGGGCAAACAATTGAAGTTCTCGTTGGTCGGCATTGCTGGACAGGATCTAAATGATGGCAATGCCACACTCACATTGG CTCTTATTTGGCAATTGATGCGTGCCTATACCTTATCCATATTATCGCGACTGGCCAATACGGGTAATCCCATTATCGAAAAGGAAATCGTACAATGGGTGAACACACGCCTATCCGATGCTGGTAAACAATCGCAGCTACGTAACTTTAATGATCCAGCCATAGCCGATGGAAAGATTGTAATAGATTTGATTGATAGCATCAAAGAAGGCAGCATCAATTATGAATTGGTGCGCACCAGCGGCACTCAGGAG GACAATTTGGCTAATGCCAAATATGCTATATCTATGGCACGTAAAATCGGTGCACGAGTCTATGCTCTGCCAGAGGATATAACCGAGGTGAAACCCAAAATGGTAATGACTGTCTTTGCCTGCATGATGGCCCTGGACTATGTGCCCAATATGGATAGTGTCGATCAGAATAatcacaacaacagcaattaG